Proteins found in one Limnohabitans sp. TEGF004 genomic segment:
- the rho gene encoding transcription termination factor Rho, translating to MHLNELKALHVSEVLKQAEELEIENTGRMRKQELMFAIIKKRARAGEQVFADGVLEILPDGFGFLRSPDTSYTASTDDIYISPSQVRRFNLHTGDMIEGEVRIPKDGERYFALTKLDKVNDDLPENNKHKVMFENLTPLFPREQMKLERDIKGEENITGRIIDIIAPIGKGQRALVVAPPKSGKTVMMQHIAHAIAANYPDAHMMVLLVDERPEEVTEMQRSVKAEVIASTFDEPAARHVHVAEMVIERAKRLVELKKDVVILLDSITRLARAYNNVVPSSGKVLSGGVDSNALQRPKRFFGAARKVEEGGSLTIIATALVDTGSRMDEVIFEEFKGTGNCEIHLDRRLYEKRVFPAIQLNRSGTRREELLLPPEILSKTRILRQFMYNMDEIESMEMVLKSMKATKSNVEFFDMMRRGG from the coding sequence ATGCATCTGAACGAACTCAAGGCACTGCACGTGTCTGAAGTGCTGAAACAAGCCGAAGAACTCGAAATCGAAAACACGGGCCGCATGCGCAAGCAAGAGCTGATGTTTGCCATCATCAAAAAGCGCGCCCGCGCTGGCGAACAAGTATTTGCCGATGGTGTGCTCGAGATCTTGCCCGACGGGTTTGGCTTCTTGCGTAGTCCCGACACCAGCTACACCGCTAGCACCGACGACATCTACATCAGCCCCAGCCAAGTGCGCCGCTTCAACCTGCACACCGGCGACATGATCGAAGGCGAAGTGCGCATCCCAAAAGACGGCGAGCGCTACTTTGCACTGACCAAGCTCGACAAAGTCAACGACGATCTGCCTGAGAACAACAAACACAAGGTCATGTTCGAAAACTTGACCCCACTGTTTCCACGCGAACAGATGAAGCTTGAGCGCGACATCAAGGGTGAAGAAAACATCACCGGCCGCATCATCGACATCATTGCGCCCATCGGCAAAGGCCAACGCGCCTTGGTCGTCGCCCCGCCCAAGAGCGGTAAGACCGTGATGATGCAGCACATCGCCCACGCGATTGCCGCCAACTACCCCGATGCCCACATGATGGTGTTGCTGGTGGACGAGCGCCCAGAAGAGGTGACTGAAATGCAGCGCTCGGTCAAAGCAGAAGTGATTGCGTCAACGTTTGACGAACCAGCCGCTCGCCACGTACACGTGGCCGAAATGGTGATCGAACGCGCCAAGCGTTTGGTGGAACTGAAAAAAGATGTGGTCATCTTGCTCGACTCCATCACCCGCCTCGCCCGCGCTTACAACAACGTGGTGCCTTCATCGGGCAAAGTGTTGTCAGGTGGTGTAGATTCCAACGCCTTGCAACGCCCCAAGCGCTTCTTTGGTGCAGCCCGCAAAGTGGAAGAAGGTGGCTCGCTCACCATCATCGCCACTGCGTTGGTGGACACCGGTAGCCGCATGGACGAAGTGATTTTTGAAGAATTCAAAGGCACGGGTAACTGCGAAATTCACCTTGACCGCCGCTTGTACGAAAAGCGCGTTTTCCCAGCCATTCAACTCAACCGCAGCGGTACCCGCCGCGAAGAGCTGTTGCTGCCACCCGAGATCTTGTCCAAGACCCGCATCCTGCGCCAGTTCATGTACAACATGGACGAAATCGAATCCATGGAAATGGTTTTGAAGAGCATGAAGGCGACCAAGTCGAACGTCGAGTTCTTCGACATGATGCGTCGCGGCGGTTAA